In Corallococcus caeni, the genomic stretch CGTAGCCCCGCTCGCGGGCGAACTCCTCCCAGACGCGGTAGTGCAGCTCGGTCGTGTCGATGACCACGCCGTCCAGGTCGAAGAGGACGGCGTCGAAGGAAGTGATGTTCGAGGTCGATGGGGACATGGAGGTCGGGCTCTCTCGAAGATCCACACGGCACGCCTCTCAACACTATTCACGAGGTGGGTCGCGGGCGTGGCTTCTGGCCCCACTGCCGCCGCTCTCCAGGCGAGCAGCCGTGGGGATGGCTCCCGGCCAGGGCCAGGAGAAGTAAGGAGGGGACCCGCCTGCCAGGCCCAGGTGCGGCCTGCCCGTTGTAGGCTGCCTCGGAGATCCATGCCGCCCAAGAACCCCACGGATTTCTCCACGACCGCCGTCCGCACGCAGGGCACGCCCTCCCAGGCCGCCCAGGTGATGCCGGCGCTGACGCTCATTGGCCACGCCCAGCCCCAGCGCATCGGGGAGCGGCTGCTGCTGGAGGGGCTGCTCTCCGGCGAGCGCGCGGTGGCGCTGTCGCGCAACGCCCCGGACTTCAGCCGCGCGGGCGGCGTGCTGGCCCTGCCCCTGGGGGACCCGTTCCTCAGCCGCACGCCGGTGCGCTTCGAGGCGGGTGAGCGCGGCGGGGTGCGGCTGCGGGTGCCAGAGGGTGGGACGCCGGTGTGGGTGGGCAGCGAGCCGGTGCGCGGCGGGCGCGAGTTCCCCGCGGAGGCGCTGGTGGCGGGCGTGCCGCTGGTGCTCGCCGGGCGCGTGGCGCTGCTGCTGCACCAGGCCACCGTGCGCGGCGCCGTCGCCCCGGCGGAGCTGGCGGCGCTGGGCATGGTGGGCGACAGCGAGGGCATCCTCCGCGTGCGCGAGGACGTGCTGCGCGTGGCCGACCTCCAGGTCCCCGTGCTGGTGCGGGGCGAGACGGGCACGGGCAAGGAGCTGGTGGCGAGGGCGCTCCATGAGCGGAGCCCGCGCCGCGCAGGGCCCTTCGTCAGCGTCAACCTGGGCGCCCTGTCCAAGGACCTCATCGCCTCGGAGCTGTTCGGCGCGCTGCGGGGCTCGTTCACCGGCGCCACGCGCGACCGGGAGGGCTTCTTCCGCGCCGCGCACGGCGGCACCCTCTTCCTGGACGAGGTGGCGGAGGCGCCCCCGGAGGTCCAGGCGGCGCTCCTGCGCGTGCTGGAGACGGGCGAGGTCTACCCCGTGGGCGGGCAGGCCCCCGTGCGCGTGGACGTGCGGCTCGTCACCGCGACGGACGCGGACCTGGAGGCGCGCATCCGCGACGGCCACTTCAAGGCCCCGCTGCTGCACAGGCTGGCGGGCTTTGAAATCACCGTGCCGCCGCTGCGGGAGCGGCGCGAGGACATCGCGCCGCTGTTCCTCCACTTCGCCCGCCAGGAGCTGGAGTCCACGGGCGAGGCGGGGCGGCTGAGCTCCTCGGACGCGCGCGCGGAGCCGTGGCTGCCGGCGTCACTGGCCGCGCGGCTGGTGCGCTCCGCGTGGCCGGGCAACGTGCGCCAGCTGCGCAACGTCGCGCGGCAGCTCGTCATCGGGAGCCGGGGACTGCCCGGGCTGCGCGTGGATGCCCGGCTGGAGCAGTCGCTGGAGGAAGGCGCGCTCCCCATCCCCGGCCAGCCCCTCACGGCCCAGGCGCCCTCCCCTGCCGCGGAGGACACGCCCGCGCCCTCGGAGGTTCGCGCGCCCGCGCGGCGCAAGCCTTCGGACGTGAGCGAGCAGGAGGTGCTGGAGGCCCTGCGCGCCTGCGCGTGGGACCTGAAGGCCACGGCGGACTGGCTGGGCATCCCGCGCTCGTCCGTGTACGTGCTCATCGACAAGAGCTCGCTCTTGCGCACCGCGCGGGACCTGAGCCCGGAGGAGATCACCCGCTGCTTCCACGAGTGCGAGGGCGACCTGGACCGCATGGTGCAGAAGCTGGAGGTCTCCCGGCGCGCGCTCCAGCGCCGCGTGCGTGAGCTGGGATTGGAAGGCAGCTAGGGCCGGCGCGCTGGTACGGCGACTGCAATGCCTACCGGCACCATGGCCAACAATACCATCACCATCGACGTCTCCACGACCCCTGTCAGCTACACCCCCAGCCCCTACGTGAAACACGGCGACACGGTCGTGTTCACGTTGGGCAACGCGCTCACCGCCACCGCCACCGTGTCGTTCCCCAGCGGGACCTGCCTCACCACGACCGGGCCGTACACGCTGGGCGGCCCCACCCTGGCGACGGCGCCCCTGGTCGTGTCCCTGACGGCGGCGAAGGGGATCTATTCCTTCGACGTGGACTTCAACAGCGGCCTGGAGTCCCAGGCCCGCAAGGGGCACGAGTGGGACCGGAAGAACGGCGGCATCGACGTGACCAGCGACCCGCCGAAAGAGGCCCGCCGGTAGGCTCCGGACACGTCAGCGCCCGGGCGTGACGCGCCATTGACGCGTCCGGGAGCGCGGCGCCTGTCGCAGCCGTGAAACATCCGAGGGGGGCGCTCAGGACATGCGCCCTGGCCCACGGGCTGCAATGCTGTGCGGACCTATGGCCACCATCACAGTCGACCTCTCCACGGTTCCCATCAGCTACAGCCCCGGCCCGGAAGTGAAGCACGGCGACACGGTTGTCTTCTCGATGGGCAGCTACCCTGCCTCCTACACCGCCACCATCACGTTCCCCGACGGCAACTGCCTCAGCGTCTCCGCCTCGAACCCGTACCCGTACCAGCTCGGAGGGACGAATGCGCTGGCGACCTCCCCGCTGACCGTCTCGCTGCTGGCGCCGAGGAAGCTCTACGGCTTCGACGCGGTCATCGACGACGGGACGCGCGACCGCGGCACGGACCCTCGCGGCCCGCAGGAGCGCGACCGGAAGAACGGCGGCATCGACGTGACCAGCGACCCGCCGGAGGACCCCGCCCCCGCCACCCGCTAGGGCCGTTCCCGCCCGGGCCCTGCTCAGGGCCCGGGTGCGTCGGCCGCGCGCTCCGCTGACGGGGCGCGCGGTCCGGCGCGAAGCGACAGCAACCCTTCCCTCACCTCGCGCGCCCGGATCCACCGGGGACGGGCCGCCACCACCGCGTCGGCCAGCGCCAGCCCGCGCTTCACGCCCGCCGCCGCGTCCTGCCCTTCACGGGTGCGCCACGCCGCCCAGGCGCCGTGGAGGTCCGCCGCCGCCAGCCGGTACTCCAGCCTGGGGTCGAGCCTCATCGCGTCCTCGAAGGCCTGCGCCGCGCGCGTGAAGTCGCCGTCCGCCGCGCCTTGGCCCCGCGCCAGCCAGCGCGCCCGGAGGCCCGCGGCCTCCGCCAGGTAGCGCCACGCATTGCCCAGCTTCGGGTTGAGCTCACGCGCCCGGTTGAGCGCCGTCTCCGCCTTCACGAGGTCCGCCGCCGGGTCGTGCGCCCGCGAAAGCGTCCACGTCGCCTTGCGCACCCAGGCCTTGCCCAGGTTCGCCAGGAGGTCCGCGTCGTCCGGCAGCCGCTTCAGCGCCTCCGAGTAGTCGTCCACCGCGGCCCGCAGCGCGGCGCTGGGGTCCTCGCCCTTCTCCAGTTGGAGCTCGGCGCGGAAGACCTCCCACTCGCCCAGGTTGTTGAAGGCGAAGCCCTGCGTGGGCGCCAGGGCCCGGGCCTTCTCGAAGGACGCCTTCGCCTCGTCGAGCAGGGCCTTCGTGTCGCCGCCCTCCTCCGCCCGCAGCTCCGCCTGCCAGAACACCGCGGAGCCCAGCGCGTTGTGGAGCGCGGGCTGCTTCGCGTTGAGCGCCAGCCCCTGCCGGTACAGCGTCAGGGCCCGCTCCAGGTCCACGCTGACGTCCTCGCCCTTCAGGTAGCGGGCCCGCGCGAGCTGCTCCGCCACCTCCGCGCCGTTGAAGCACGCGCCGAAGTTGTCCGGGTTCAACGACAGGGCCCGCGTCAGCGCGCTGTTCGCGCGGCGCAGGTCGCCCGCCGCGTCCGGCGCGTTCGGGACGTCCGCGCGCTTGCGGTACGCGACGCCCAGGTTGATCCACGAGTACGGCTGCTGCTCGCTCAGCTGGAGCGCCGCCTGGTACGCGGCGATGGCCTTGTCCAGGAGCGGGACCGGGTCTCCCCCGCGCGCTCCTTCCGCGTCCGCCTGCCCCTGCCACGCGAGGCCCAGGTTGGCGTGGAACGCGTAGTCGCGGTCCTCGGCGCGCAGCTGTTCGAAGGAGGCGACCGCGAGCCTCAGCTGTCCGCGCGGATCCTCCCCGTGCAGTTGCTGGTAGCGCGCCCACTGCCGGTGGGTGAGGGCCCGCTCCAGCGGGATGCGGTCGCTGGGCGTGGCCACGGCCTCCGCGGTGCGCAGCGCGGCCAGGGACTTCTCCAGCAGCGCCTCCACGCCCTCGCCGCCCTGGTTCGTGCGCTGCTCCGCGAGCCGGCGGTGGAAGCGCGCCACCAGCACCAGCGAGCGGGCGTGGTCCGGCGCGGCGGCGAGCGCGTGCGACAGCGCCTCCAGGCCCCGCTCGTAGTGCGGCAGCACGTTGCCCTCGCCGTACAGCTCCATCACCAGCGCGGCCAATTCCAGCCGCCCCAGCACCGAGTGCACGACAGGCTGGCTCTCCGCCGTGGCGACCGCGGCGGCGTAGGCCTCACGGCTCAGCGCCAGGTCCGCCTGCGAACCCGCGCGGTCCCCGCCGTTCCAGCGGCGCATGGCGCGCGCGAGCAGGATGTCCCCGCGCAACAGCGGCGCCTCGTAGAACCACGGCGACTGCGTGCCCGGCGCGTCCAGGAGCGCCAGCGCGTCCTCCGGCCGGTCCTCGTAGAAGGCGAACAGGGCCTTCACGAACGTCGGCGGCGCGGGGACGTCCGGCCCCTCCGCCTGGCGCAGGTACGCGAGCGCCGGGTCGCGGTAGCGCCCGTTCAGCTCCTTGAGGCGGGCCTCGCGCTGCGCGGGGGCACGGCGCTCCACGTCCAGCAGGAGCTGCTCGCGGTAGAGGTGTCCCAGCACCTGCGCCAGCGCCCACGCCACGCGGGGCTCGCGGTAGCCGTGCGCCCACGAAGCCTCCAGCCTGCCGCGCGCGCCGTCCAGGTCGTCCAGCGCGAACAGGGCGCGGCCCAGCGCGTACTCCCCGGGGCCCACCGCCTGCTCGCCCGCGCGGGCGATGTCCGCCTCCAGCGCGGCCATGCTCGCGCGCAGCGCCTCGCGGTCCTTGCGCGTGTCGTGCAGGCGCGACAGGGCGGAGTAGCGCGCCGAGGACTCGATGCGCTCCACGCGTTCGGTGAAGGCGCGGGCCAGCCGCTCGCGCTCGGCCACCTCGCCGCGCGCGAGCTTCGCCTGCGTGAGCGCGCCGGCCACCACCACCGCCACCGTGCCGCCCAGCGCCAGCGCCGCGCGGTGCTTGCGGACCTTCTTGCCCAGCCAGTAGCGCGCGCCATGCCGGGCCCGCACCGGCTCGCCCGACAGGAAGCGCTCCAGGTCGTCGGTGAACGCGCGGACGGAGTCGTAGCGGAGCGGCCGCTCCTTCTGGAGGCACTTGAGGACGACGGCCTCCAGGTCCTCCGGGATGTCCGGCTCCAGCAGGCGCGGACGCGGAGGCGGCTCCGACTGGAGCTTCGCGAGCACCTCCTTCTCCGTGCCGCCGGTGAAGGGGGGCTGCCCGGTGAGCAGCGCATACAACGTCGCGCCCAGCGCGTAGACGTCCGCGCGGCGGTCCAGGCGGTGGCCCTCGCCCCGGGCCTGCTCGGGCGGCATGTAGTGCGGCGTGCCCAGCACCGCGTTCGGGGTGGTGCTGTCCTCGCGCCAGTCGCGCGCGAGCCCGAAGTCCATCACGAACGGGAGGAAGCCTCCGTCCTCCGAGCGCTCCACCAGGATGTTGCCGGGCTTCAGGTCGCGGTGGACCAGCCCCACGCGGTGCGCGGCGTGCACGCCCTCCGCGGCCTGGCACAGCACCCAGACGCGCTGCTCCAGCGTGAGCGAGTGGGACAACTGCCCCAGCGACGGGCCCTCCACGTAGCGCATGGCGATGAAGGCGTGCCCGCGCACCTCGCCCACCTCGTAGACCTCGCACACGCGCTCGTGGCGCACGCGGGCCTGGGCGCGGGCCTCGGAGAGGAAGCGGCGGGCCAGCTCCGGATCCCCGTCGCGCACGAACTTGAGGGCCACGTTGCGGCGCAGGAGCGGGTCATAGGCCAGGAACACCTGCCCCATGCCGCCCTGCCCCAGGAAGCGCACGGGCTCGTAGCGGTCCCAGCCGGGCACCGGGAAGGCGGGCACGCCTTCGACGGGCAGCGAGGAGGGGACCGCCGTCGACAGCGTGGCGGCTTCCTCGATGGGGGCGCTCCCCCGGTCCGTGCGACCTTTGACCAGGTCCTGCCGCAAGAGGTCCAGGGTGTTCTCCGTCAGCCGGCCCCGTTCCTTCAGCAGTTCCAGGGGCCCGCGGTGCAGGCGGAGGGCCTCCTCGCGCAGGGCGGCCGCCTCGTCGGAGGACAGCAGCCCCTCGTCCAGCGCGAGCAGGACCTCCTCCTCGTACACCTCTTGATGACCTGCCCCGGGCACGGACGGGAGCATACGGGGAAGGCCGGGGAACGCGGGAGCGCCGCCGGAAGGGCGCCATGGGAGGGAGCGAGGGGGCGCTCCCGGAAAGGGGGAAGGCTGGCCCCTCCGGCGGGCTCCGTGAGACGGAGGCTAGGCGGTCCGGCGCTGACGGCGGCGCAGGCCCGGCACTCCCATCAGGCCCAGGAGGGCCAGCCAGGAGGCATCCGGCGCGGTGCTGCACCCGCCGCCCGCGAAGGCGCGCGAGCCCTGCACCGTCCAGGTGTACTCCGCGGGGGACTCATCCCGGTTGCCGCTGCCGTCCACCGCGCGCACCTGAAGGACGTGGTCCCCGGTGCCGACGGTGTAGGAGTCCTGGCAGGGGCCCCACTCGCCACCGTCGAGGCGGCACTCGAACGTGCTGCCCTCCTCCGTGGAGGCGTACTCGAAGTCCGCCGTGTGGCTGGAGGTGGTGGGCGCCGGGCCCTTCACGATGGAGGTGTCCGGGGCCTGCGTGTCCGGGCCCCGGGTGTCCACGACGAAGGGGACGGGGGTGGCCGCGGGGCTGGTGCCGCCGGGCGTCTGGGCCGTGGCCGTCACGGTGTGCGGGCCGTCCGGAAGCGGCGTCGAGGGGACGCAGCTCCAGTGGCCGCTCCCATCCACGGTGGCGGTGCAGACCACCGT encodes the following:
- a CDS encoding sigma-54 dependent transcriptional regulator, which translates into the protein MPPKNPTDFSTTAVRTQGTPSQAAQVMPALTLIGHAQPQRIGERLLLEGLLSGERAVALSRNAPDFSRAGGVLALPLGDPFLSRTPVRFEAGERGGVRLRVPEGGTPVWVGSEPVRGGREFPAEALVAGVPLVLAGRVALLLHQATVRGAVAPAELAALGMVGDSEGILRVREDVLRVADLQVPVLVRGETGTGKELVARALHERSPRRAGPFVSVNLGALSKDLIASELFGALRGSFTGATRDREGFFRAAHGGTLFLDEVAEAPPEVQAALLRVLETGEVYPVGGQAPVRVDVRLVTATDADLEARIRDGHFKAPLLHRLAGFEITVPPLRERREDIAPLFLHFARQELESTGEAGRLSSSDARAEPWLPASLAARLVRSAWPGNVRQLRNVARQLVIGSRGLPGLRVDARLEQSLEEGALPIPGQPLTAQAPSPAAEDTPAPSEVRAPARRKPSDVSEQEVLEALRACAWDLKATADWLGIPRSSVYVLIDKSSLLRTARDLSPEEITRCFHECEGDLDRMVQKLEVSRRALQRRVRELGLEGS
- a CDS encoding protein kinase domain-containing protein, which gives rise to MLPSVPGAGHQEVYEEEVLLALDEGLLSSDEAAALREEALRLHRGPLELLKERGRLTENTLDLLRQDLVKGRTDRGSAPIEEAATLSTAVPSSLPVEGVPAFPVPGWDRYEPVRFLGQGGMGQVFLAYDPLLRRNVALKFVRDGDPELARRFLSEARAQARVRHERVCEVYEVGEVRGHAFIAMRYVEGPSLGQLSHSLTLEQRVWVLCQAAEGVHAAHRVGLVHRDLKPGNILVERSEDGGFLPFVMDFGLARDWREDSTTPNAVLGTPHYMPPEQARGEGHRLDRRADVYALGATLYALLTGQPPFTGGTEKEVLAKLQSEPPPRPRLLEPDIPEDLEAVVLKCLQKERPLRYDSVRAFTDDLERFLSGEPVRARHGARYWLGKKVRKHRAALALGGTVAVVVAGALTQAKLARGEVAERERLARAFTERVERIESSARYSALSRLHDTRKDREALRASMAALEADIARAGEQAVGPGEYALGRALFALDDLDGARGRLEASWAHGYREPRVAWALAQVLGHLYREQLLLDVERRAPAQREARLKELNGRYRDPALAYLRQAEGPDVPAPPTFVKALFAFYEDRPEDALALLDAPGTQSPWFYEAPLLRGDILLARAMRRWNGGDRAGSQADLALSREAYAAAVATAESQPVVHSVLGRLELAALVMELYGEGNVLPHYERGLEALSHALAAAPDHARSLVLVARFHRRLAEQRTNQGGEGVEALLEKSLAALRTAEAVATPSDRIPLERALTHRQWARYQQLHGEDPRGQLRLAVASFEQLRAEDRDYAFHANLGLAWQGQADAEGARGGDPVPLLDKAIAAYQAALQLSEQQPYSWINLGVAYRKRADVPNAPDAAGDLRRANSALTRALSLNPDNFGACFNGAEVAEQLARARYLKGEDVSVDLERALTLYRQGLALNAKQPALHNALGSAVFWQAELRAEEGGDTKALLDEAKASFEKARALAPTQGFAFNNLGEWEVFRAELQLEKGEDPSAALRAAVDDYSEALKRLPDDADLLANLGKAWVRKATWTLSRAHDPAADLVKAETALNRARELNPKLGNAWRYLAEAAGLRARWLARGQGAADGDFTRAAQAFEDAMRLDPRLEYRLAAADLHGAWAAWRTREGQDAAAGVKRGLALADAVVAARPRWIRAREVREGLLSLRAGPRAPSAERAADAPGP